In Choristoneura fumiferana chromosome 27, NRCan_CFum_1, whole genome shotgun sequence, the sequence accaTACTGGAAAGTTTTAGTgtcgaaaaaatcaaattatatcaaaaatcaaaTGCTACAGTACGGCTCTTTTACAAGAATAGGTGAGGGTGTAGTACCTACAGGCCATATTTATATAAGTCTCGCATCAGTTACCAACATTATGATAGCCATTGGAGTATATCATCACTTTAGGAAAAAtgcagataaaattaaaaatacaagatACTCGTGGTGCTTTTATTTCTGTCGTTCAAGAAAGAAGTTCTATAATAATGTTAGATTACGTGATCATTTGGAGCAGCTGCATCCGCACTGTCCGGAGAGGGAGACGGAGCCGGAGGCGGGAACCGTGCCACTGAACGACACTGAACCGATCACCGGCACTGCACCGGTCACGCCGGTGGTACCGCTCGCGCCAATGTTGCCAGTACAACCCACTTGGCCGGTGCCTTGTCCTCCGTAGCCGCCGCTGTTGCCATAGCCAGAGCTGGAGAGACTGCTGCCGTAAGAGCCAGAGCTGGGTGGAGCTGGCTTGGTAATAGTTGCCTTGTCCTCCGTAGCCACCGCTGTTGCCATAGCCAGAGCTGGAGAGACTGCTGCCGTAAGAGCCAGAGCTGGCTTGGTTACAGTTGCCTTGTCCTCCGTAGCCACCGCTGGTGCCATAGCCAGAGCTGGAGAGACTGCTGCCGTAAGAGCCAGAGCTGGCTTGGTAACAGTTGCCTTGTCCTCCGTAGCCACCGCTGTTGCCATAGCTAGAGCTGGAGAGACTGCTGCCGTAAGAGCCAAGGCTGGCTTGGTTACAGTTGCCTTGTCCTCCGTAGCCACCGCTGCTGCCATAGCCAGAGCTGGAGAGACTGCTGCCGTAAGAGCCAGAGCTGGCTTGGTTACAGTTGCCGCAATTCTGCCCGAAAGCAGACTGAAAAGAAACGCATcaaactataaaaacaaaaacaaaacttgaCCATTTCATTAGATTGGGCCAGAAAATCTGTGGTACGAGTAGTCACTTTGCTTAACAGCATCGTTTCAAATAACTAAAAACAGTATGCTTAGCTGCCGTTGAGCCTACGTTTAGATCTTTATGATATTCTCTCAAACGTTAGCAACTTTTCACAAAATGGTAAAGTACATTTTTTGgagtttgttagttttttttttatattgcagACTGCTAaggatttttgttttgttgataGTTGGGTAaatctgttattccagataaGTACAATGGGTTATTATCCTAAAAAATCGTATTAAAATTAGTCCGCCAGTTAGAACATGGAAAAATATAGgacacttattatttattttgtcaattaaacaaataattattaagattATAAGTTCTGCGTGACGTGACGCCGTGCGACACCTCtaaccctttcgaacccagccgagtatgaaaagagttacgacaatggactcgacgatggatggatggatggaatggaTTGTGCGTTTaagtacaatccatgtcaagttcaaaacTCTACTAATAAGAGAAACTCTTAATAGTTTCGGCATGTCCGTCTATCTTTGTTTATTCAATATTACAAATTCATGAATTCCTATCCTacaatattgtgtacaataaacaCTATCTAAtatccaagactaaaactatttataaactaaactatattacaaaataaaaacgtctaATAAGTATGTACTAttaatgtcaaattcaaatcaaatgtaattaacccgcaaaatcgtatcggctgggttcgaaagggcaCTGCGTGACGTCCCAGGCCCCCACTCCCAAACTGATGCATCttgaacatgtcgagctaaacttgatttcagacgtgagttacccgttatgttatcatttaaaatttgacgcatcttagttattttttgtttgattgacaaaagaaaaataagtgtCTAAATAATCACCAAATATAGAACTATTCAACGAACTATTGAACAGTAGGTAAGCTACATCTTTagtctcatctgcacttaagtaaaaaaaatcagattaGATGAGAGAGTTAATTCACtgttaaattataattgttaaaaaagtttACCTGGATCAGGCAAGCCTGGATGCAAAGTAGCAACACGGTGAAAAGAGACATGTTGAAAGTTTGTTGTGTTTCACTGTTGTAGAAACTGTACCACTGAAAGACAGTCGAAGGTTTTTATACAAACGAGATAACCTTGaagtacaaaaacaaaaagagatAACATTGTTAAAGTTTCAGGTGGCCTAGAACTTAAGCCACGGTTGTTTAGATTCAAATGAAACGTGGTTAATCATCATATTGGACAATGACTATTGTTTACTGGTATCACTGGAATTTTGAGAAAGCcaaattgttttatataaaaatgggTTAGAATCTGGAAGGACCATTCAGTGTGAAACATTCACTAAGAACTAACCAAAATGGCATTCAAAGTGATTCTTGTCCTCACTTCTGCTCTCTTCGTCCAGGTAACAAATTTAGACTACTTATGTGTCGATGTATTTGCTTTTAATTCTATATTTTTCTTAACACCGATACCTAAAAAAAAGCAGTTTTTCTGACTGATAGACTGACTGACAGCCGACCCATGTCTAAAAGTCTATTATTTAGGTGTTACTAGAAGATTAATTggggcatttttttttcttgtagttTATCTCTGGACAGAACTGCCGTCGCATCAGCGTACCAAGCTGTGGTTCTGGGAGTTCAATCTCCAGCGGTTCTTCATCCGTCTCCAACAACGGCGGCTCCCTGATCGTGACCAGCGTCGGCCCCATCGCTCCCTCCGGCATCGCCGTCGCCTCCGACCTTGGATTGGCTGGAAACCTCGACGTCAGTGGCACCCTGCCGTTCCTGAGCGCGGTGGCCTTCGACGGCTCTTTCCCCACCAGCGGCTCAGGTTCCGTCTCGTACGGCTGCGGAGGCGGCAACATCGCTATCACCCAGGAGATTGGCAACCCCAGTGGCAACAACGTTGCCTCCAGCTCTGGTCTCTCTACCGCCTCCCTCGGTTGCGGTTGCGGAGGAAGATAAACATCTTAATAATTACGCCTTGATTGCCTATTGATTAAAATGATTACCGACTGCCAATGTACCATACAGTGTTTTATATTTTCTGAAAGGTCCTTCCAAAGGTGTCTTAGTGGTAATTTTTATGATCATcgctcataataatattaagtgaGTACTATACTACTAATagatattataaatgggaaagcaTATCAAGATAATGAAGATTCAATAATGCAGTGACGCCTGGAATGATCGGGATAAAATTTACAACATAGATAGTTTACGAGTaatggcacagaataagtaatagtactaccgtaatGGTGATTTTTGAccagcgaggcgagacgagaattgaaatttatatgCATTCTCGCACGGTCTAcacgagccgccgcgggccgccgcgggcgccgccatacaaacttcaattctcgtctcgccttgccGATGAAAAATCACCTTCAGTCCTGGAAAGGACATCAAATAGTTTTTATAACGGATAGCAAAggacgaattctttgcagacgtaGTTGCGCGGGTAACAGCTAATATCGTTTAGTACGAGTAGTCtcaaggtaaaaaatatattactaatTTACAATGATGACGATATTGTCATGTCACtttcaaagtcagtcaaaatatctttattcaatttaagctataacaagtacttatgaatgtcaaaaaaatctacaaacTTTGTCAATGGATGTCCATTGTTGCGGTTTTTCACATTTGTTTAACAATTAAGAAAGGCCAGTAGTGTCTACGACATCGACGATGGATGCatgattaattttgtttaagaaaaatataatatcgTAAAAAATAGCTGAAATCGTTTTGGTAAGAGCTTCATTAAAATTCGTACTTAAGTTTTGCTCTCAAACTTTAATAAGTGCTAAGAACTAATGTAGTAAAATGAAAGTCTTCATCGTATTTTGAATTCtatataatttttgttagtaaaATCATTGACACCCGCAGCCGCACTGTCCGGAGATGGAGACGGAGCCGGAGGCGGGCACGGTGCCGCTGAAGTCGACGGAGCCGAGCACCGGCACGGAGCCGACGACGACGGTGTTCCCGCCCACGCCGATGTCGCCCGCCACGCCCACCTGCCCGGTGCCCACGCCGCCGTACGAGCCGCACGATGCGGAGCTGACTGCGCTCAGAGCTTGGTTGCCCAGGCTGGACACGCCAATGTTTGTACCAAGGTTGGACACGCCAATGCTACCCTGGTTGAATCCAGCATTGCCCAGGCCGGATATACCAATGCTACCCTGGTTGAATCCAGCATTGCTCAGGCTGGAGACACCAATGTTACCGTAGTTGAGTCCAGCATTGCCCTGATAGGAGGACTGGCCGCAACCGCACTGCTGCTGGCTCAACACGGActgtgaaaaagaaaaaatatttatttaacattgtTCAATCAACGAACTCTAATAATTAGTACTAATCCAGCGGGAACTCTACtcttttctggaataaaaactattttatgtccttgggtcttaaactatttttgtattgtactgttaTAACTCTATATTGTACAGTCAGTGCCCTGACATAAGTATCCCCTTTTCTATGCAACtggtatgaaaaagtggatacaagTTAGGgaccatacaaaaaaaaacatgaaatgaaCACAATACACACTGCACTATAATACACTATTTcgcaaaatacatttttttttttcaataaatcaaGCGTGAAGAGGATTTGTTTGAAATTAGGTTCCCTGTCGATAAAGAAATTCAAAccaatattaaattttgaaatgattaaaaaccaaaataaaaaaattgcttttcaCTAAACAATCGTGCCAAATTACCTGAATCAGGCAAGCCTGGGCAATCAAAGAAAGGACTGCGAAGGGAGACATGGTAAGTTTCTTGTTTCTTAAAGAAATAGAATGATTTTTATCGGCGACGCTCAGCTTAAATACAAAGGCCAGCAATTGAATTAACAAACATATCACGGTGTTACATACAACACGAAGCCTATTACCTACCTGTTGACAAAGAAGCTTTAATTTCTATATGATAAGGCGTAGTACAGTTTTGTTATCTTTAGTTTACGTACTGAAATACAAGTCATTAGGTCATTTCTTGAAACAAATGTCCTAATATATTAACACAATATGAACATTTGTTCTATAAAAGCTGGACGGATGAAAAGTTGTTCATACGACGTTTGCTCTCAAACAAGAAACAAATTCAAAATGACTTTCAACGCCATCATCCTCTGCGCTTCTGCCTTCCTGATCCAGGTATGTTTTTCGAGAACTCAATAGTCTTACCCCGCGTacttagttttttgcaattattCGATACTATGTCACTTTATGGAGGACGTAGCGGTGATACGCTCTTCACTCCACACCAGTATGGGGAATGGAGGACAATGGGTGTGAAGTTCTTTGGGAGAAGTATATTGGAATTTCGGGAAAAACACAAAAGCTGTTTTTTTTCGGATGTTCCCCCGGGATCAGAATTTCCGCATGTAGTATCCAAACTTTCAACAACTAACTCTGGAGACGTGACATTTTGATCAGATGATCTTtatgaaatgtaaataaaagtagggatctataatataaatttcGAAATCCCAATGAGACTAAAATGGCAGAATTTCAATGCAACTACTAAAAGGCTTCAGGATACTGTTAATTTTGTGGTGATTTAGTCTAAACTACTtaacataatataatgtttattaGTGGTGTATTTACCGTTTACCGTTAATTTTTAGTCCATCGCTGGCCAAGCCTGCGGCAGAATCAGCATCCCTCAACCCAGCTGCGGCAACACCGTCTCCGTGTCCAACAACGGCGGATCTCTGATCGTGACCAGCGTGGGCCCCATCGCGCCCGCCGGCATCGCCGTCGCCACCGACCTGGCTCTGGCCGGAGACCTGGCCCTCAGCGGCGCGCTTCCGTTCCTGAGCGCCGTGGCCTTCGACGGCCAGTTCCCCACCAACGGCGCTGCTTCCGTCTCCTACGGCTGCGGGGATGGTACCATCGCCATCACCCAAGAGACTGGCAACCCCTACGGCAACAATGCTGTCTGCAACTCAGGTCTTACCACATCTCAGCTTGGCGGTTGCAGTTGCAGATCATAGATTGATATTTGGTAGACactgaaataaagttttatttcaaagttattCTTTCATTACTACCACCTTAGAAACCACCACTACAAAGGTACTAAGGATAGAAAAGgttgaatttctaaaaacttcGGTTTTTTAGCAATAGAAATGAGGTGCCTcgaactgtattttttttaaatacacgtTATAAAATAAGAATCTGCAACTaaaagttacatttgaaatttatcaggagctttatggtgaaggaaaacatggtgaCTTGCAAAgaaattcagtggtgtgtgtgaagtttccaatccacattgggctcgcgtgggaGCTGCGCCCGAAGCACTCGCATCCTGAGAGGCTTGTACTGAGCGAGATGAGATAAAGTAACAATTGAATTGTAATGATGCAGTCATATTTTTGCGGCGTCAATGTACGAATTTATGTTATATAAccaaacaaaaagttagaaaacccccgactttgcacttcaaagttcaatatcccaaaaacggcttaatcgattttgatgaaacatgtctaaggaccatcgctagaaaccctgataaaaaaaccgcattcaaatcggtcaacctgtttaacagctacggtgccacagacagacagacacacatagcggtcaaacttataacaccccctctttttgcgtgggggttTAAAAGCGTTTATCACTAAAAAAAAGCAGGCGTTTATCACTAAAGTTCAAACTTGAAAAACTTCGATacctatctcaaaaacggctcacccgattttatgtttttgatttttgaaccaccgcaaggaaactcacttttatataaaaaccgAATCGAAAATAGCATATACACCTGTTTGAGAACTGCGATGCCACTGACAGACAAATAAATATCGGCGTCGAACTTATAACATccatctttttgcgtcgtgAGTTAAAAATACTCCAAGTACCTTAAAACGAGTGAAGTAAGGGCCTTTGATAATAACACCTTGAACAAAAACT encodes:
- the LOC141443383 gene encoding chorion class CB protein PC404-like, encoding MAFKVILVLTSALFVQFISGQNCRRISVPSCGSGSSISSGSSSVSNNGGSLIVTSVGPIAPSGIAVASDLGLAGNLDVSGTLPFLSAVAFDGSFPTSGSGSVSYGCGGGNIAITQEIGNPSGNNVASSSGLSTASLGCGCGGR
- the LOC141443382 gene encoding uncharacterized protein, with the translated sequence MSPFAVLSLIAQACLIQSVLSQQQCGCGQSSYQGNAGLNYGNIGVSSLSNAGFNQGSIGISGLGNAGFNQGSIGVSNLGTNIGVSSLGNQALSAVSSASCGSYGGVGTGQVGVAGDIGVGGNTVVVGSVPVLGSVDFSGTVPASGSVSISGQCGCGCQ
- the LOC141443381 gene encoding chorion class CB protein M5H4-like, whose amino-acid sequence is MKSCSYDVCSQTRNKFKMTFNAIILCASAFLIQSIAGQACGRISIPQPSCGNTVSVSNNGGSLIVTSVGPIAPAGIAVATDLALAGDLALSGALPFLSAVAFDGQFPTNGAASVSYGCGDGTIAITQETGNPYGNNAVCNSGLTTSQLGGCSCRS